In Sander lucioperca isolate FBNREF2018 chromosome 21, SLUC_FBN_1.2, whole genome shotgun sequence, the following proteins share a genomic window:
- the strada gene encoding STE20-related kinase adapter protein alpha isoform X1: MSFLRWVSEKLSVESLRDLELFGEQAQGLSHRKAHEDSQESLTPLPRQDTMGSFLPDSSSYELLTVIGRGLDDLMTVNLARYKPTGEHVAIRRIDLEPCTNDMVTYLQGELHVSKLFHHSSILPYKSVFIAENELWVITPFMAYGSARDLICTHFADGMTELTIAYILLGMLKALEYIHHMGYVHRSVKASHVLISADGQVCMSGLRSIFSLIRHGQRDRVVHDFPQYSVKVLPWLSPEVLQQNLQGYDSRSDIYSLGITACELANGHVPFKDMPATQMLLEKLNGTVPCLLDTTTIPPEELSMKPSRSGADSGICECPGAGGGRHSNGEPSSSSGGHPYNRTFSPHFHAFVEQCLQREPEKRPSATTLIGHPFFKQIKRRPSEALPELLRPVSAITSLEISQLQDSPSGLASLESGLSHLEVDDWDF, encoded by the exons ATGTCTTTTCTT CGTTGGGTATCTGAGAAACTGAGTGTGGAGAGCCTGCGGGATTTGGAGTTATTTGGAG AGCAAGCTCAGGGACTCTCTCACAGGAAA GCCCATGAGGACAGCCAGGAGAGTCTGACCCCCCTCCCACGTCAGGACACCATGGGCAGCTTCCTCCCTGACAGCAGCTCCTACGAGCTCCTCACCGTTATCG GCCGGGGCTTGGACGACTTGATGACAGTGAACCTGGCTCGATACAAACCCACCGGGGAGCACGTAGCCATCCGACGGATTGACTTGGAGCCATGCACTAATGACATGGTTACCTACCTGCAG GGCGAACTACATGTGTCAAAGTTGTTTCACCACTCCAGTATTCTACCCTATAAGAGCGTCTTCATAGCTGAGAATGAGCTGTGGGTCATCACCCCCTTCATGGCTTATG GGTCAGCCAGAGATCTGATCTGCACACATTTTGCTGATGGTATGACTGAGCTGACAATTGCATACATTTTACTGGGCATGCTCAAAGCTCTTGAATATATCCACCACATGGGATATGTGCACCG GAGTGTGAAGGCCAGCCATGTGTTAATCTCAGCTGACGGACAGGTCTGCATGTCAGGTCTACGGAGCATCTTCAGTCTGATCCGTCATGGCCAGAGGGACAGAGTTGTCCACGACTTCCCCCAATACAGCGTTAAGGTGCTGCCCTGGCTCAGCCCTGAGGTGCTGCAGCAG AACCTGCAGGGCTACGACTCTCGGTCAGACATCTACAGCCTCGGCATCACAGCCTGTGAACTGGCCAATGGACATGTGCCCTTCAAAGACATGCCAGCTACACAG ATGCTGCTGGAGAAGCTAAATGGAACGGTGCCGTGTTTACTGGACACTACCACTATCCCACCAGAGGAGCTATCAATGAAACCGTCTCGCTCTGGGGCTGACTCCGGGATCTGCGAGTGTCCAGGAGCTGGAGGTGGTCGCCACTCCAACGGAGAGCCCTCCTCCTCGTCAGGGGGACACCCCTACAACCGGACGTTCTCTCCGCACTTCCATGCCTTTGTCGAGCAGTGTCTACAGCGAGAGCCAGAGAAGAG ACCATCTGCCACCACTCTCATAGGCCATCCCTTCTTCAAACAG ATCAAACGCCGGCCTTCGGAGGCGCTGCCTGAGCTGTTGCGGCCTGTGTCGGCAATCACCAGCTTGGAGATCTCCCAGCTGCAGGACTCTCCCTCTGGACTGGCCAGTCTGGAGTCAGGTCTCAGCCACCTGGAGGTGGACGACTGGGACTTCTGA
- the ddx42 gene encoding ATP-dependent RNA helicase DDX42 isoform X2 has translation MAENPTAGLTLEEEDENIDYDSDGNPIASTTKKIILPLPPIDHSEIDYPPFEKNFYNEHEEVSNLTGTQVLELRHKLNLRVSGAAPPKPCTSFAHFNFDEQLMHQIRKSEYTQPTPIQCQGVPIALSGRDMIGIAKTGSGKTAAFIWPMLVHIMDQKELEAGEGPIAIIVCPTRELCQQIHAECKRFGKAYSLRSVAVYGGGSMWEQAKALQEGAEIVVCTPGRLIDHVKKKATSLQRVSYLVFDEADRMFDMGFEYQVRSVASHVRPDRQTLLFSATFRKKIERLARDILVDPIRVVQGDIGEANEDVTQMVEMLPSSTDKWGWLTRRLVEFTSSGSVLIFVTKKANCEELATNLTQEGYSLGLLHGDMDQSERNKVISDFKKQNLPVLVATDVAARGLDIPSIRTVVNYDVARDIDTHTHRIGRTGRAGEKGVAYTLLTNKDTTFAGDLVRNLEGANQAVSKELMDLAMQNPWFRKSRFKGGKGKKMNIGGGGLGYRERPGLGAESSERSSSSLLSSTSSFEGYSKPATGAMGDRMSAMKQAFQAQYKSHFVAASSGPPKLTTKSNSSSCWTSAGSLSSVPTESPNSSERSQSAALCMSGFTSAGSLSSVPTSQTSSQQSYPPPPPQRDIPRDRHGEDRGRHDSYHRHSDRSDRHSGEDRYGDQDRHGDGDRDRYGDRDRDRHGDRDRYSSSSSSRHSDSRNGDASKRDRDDRRSERDGGDRGNGEGRDRGDDSFAVPEPPKRRKSRWDN, from the exons ATGGCAGAGAATCCCACAGCCGGGCTGACCCTAGAGGAAGAGGATGAAAACATTGACTATGACAGTGATGGTAACCCAATCGCCTCTACTACCAAGAAAATAATCTTGCCGCTTCCTCCCATTGACCACTCCGAG ATTGATTACCCACCTTTTGAGAAAAACTTCTACAATGAGCATGAAGAGGTCAGCAACCTGACTGGAACCCAAGTGTTAGAGTTAAGGCACAAATTGAACCTAAGG GTATCTGGTGCTGCCCCTCCAAAACCTTGCACTAGCTTTGCCCACTTCAACTTTGATGAGCAACTAATGCACCAAATCCGCAAGTCTGAGTACACTCAGCCCACACCGATTCAGTGCCAG GGTGTGCCCATAGCTCTGTCTGGACGTGACATGATTGGTATTGCAAAAACTGGCAGTGGCAAAACTGCAGCTTTTATCTGGCCCATGCTGGTTCACATCATGGACCAAAAGGAACTGGAGGCAGGAGAAGGGCCCATCGCCATCATTGTGTGTCCCACCAGAGAGCTTTGTCAGCAG ATCCATGCAGAATGTAAGCGTTTTGGGAAAGCCTACTCTTTGCGTTCTGTGGCGGTTTATGGAGGAGGCAGCATGTGGGAGCAGGCCAAAGCTCTGCAGGAGGGAGCAGAGATTGTGGTGTGCACTCCG gGTCGTCTGATTGACCATGTTAAGAAGAAGGCCACGTCACTGCAGAGAGTGTCATACCTGGTGTTTGATGAGGCAGATCGCATGTTTGATATGGGCTTTG AATATCAGGTTAGATCTGTTGCTAGCCATGTCcgcccagacagacaga CCCTTCTGTTTAGCGCTACTTTCCGAAAGAAGATAGAGAGACTGGCCAGAGACATCTTGGTAGATCCTATTCGTGTGGTGCAGGGAGACATCGGAGAG GCCAATGAGGATGTCACCCAGATGGTGGAAATGCTGCCCAGCTCGACAGATAAATGGGGCTGGCTGACTCGGCGGCTGGTCGAGTTCACCTCCTCCGGCTCAGTTCTCATCTTCGTTACCAAGAAGGCAAACTGTGAGGAATTGGCTACTAATCTGACTCAGGAGGGCTACAGCCTGGGCCTCCTACACGGAGACATGGACCAGAGTGAGAGGAACAAGGTCATCAGCGACTTCAAGAAGCAGAATTTGCCTGTTCTGGTGGCCACTGATGTAGCTG CTCGTGGTCTGGACATCCCATCCATTCGCACAGTGGTAAACTACGACGTGGCACGAGACATcgatacgcacacacacagaattggTCGAACTGGTCGCGCTGGAGAGAAGGGTGTCGCTTACACTCTCCTCACCAACAAAGACACCACATTCGCTGGTGACCTCGTCAGAAATCTAGAGGGAGCTAATCAAGCCGTTTCCAAAGAACTGATGGATTTAGCCATGCAG AATCCCTGGTTCAGGAAATCCCGATTCAAGGGTGGTAAAGGAAAAAAGATGAATATTGGTGGAGGTGGTCTTGGTTACAGAGAGAGACCAGGCCTGGGGGCTGAAAGTTCT gaacgcagcagcagcagcttgttGTCTTCCACTAGCAGCTTTGAAGGTTACAGCAAACCAGCCACTGGGGCTATGGGAGATCGCATGTCTGCGATGAAACAAGCCTTCCAG GCTCAGTATAAAAGCCACTTTGTGGCTGCGTCCAGCGGCCCTCCAAAGCTCACCACTAAGTCTAATAGCTCTTCGTGCTGGACCAGTGCCGGCAGCCTGAGCTCTGTGCCGACTGAGTCCCCTAACAGTTCAGAAAGGTCCCAGAGCGCCGCCTTGTGCATGTCTGGCTTCACCAGCGCTGGCTCCCTGAGCTCTGTGCCCACCAGTCAAACCAGTTCACAGCAGAGCTaccctccacctcccccacaGAGAGACATCCCACGAGACAGACACGGTGAGGACCGAGGGCGCCATGATAGTTACCACCGCCACAGCGACAGGAGCGATCGACACAGTGGAGAGGATCGCTATGGAGACCAGGATCGGCATGGAGACGGAGACCGGGATCGCTATGGCGACAGAGATCGGGACCGCCACGGGGACCGGGACcgctacagcagcagcagcagcagccgccacAGCGATAGTCGCAACGGAGATGCAAGCAAGAGGGACAGAGATGACCGGAGGAGTGAGAGGGATGGGGGAGACAGGGGGAATGGGGAGGGCAGGGACAGAGGAGATGATAGCTTTGCTGTCCCTGAACCACCAAAGCGTAGAAAGAGCAGGTGGGACAActga
- the strada gene encoding STE20-related kinase adapter protein alpha isoform X2: MSFLAHEDSQESLTPLPRQDTMGSFLPDSSSYELLTVIGRGLDDLMTVNLARYKPTGEHVAIRRIDLEPCTNDMVTYLQGELHVSKLFHHSSILPYKSVFIAENELWVITPFMAYGSARDLICTHFADGMTELTIAYILLGMLKALEYIHHMGYVHRSVKASHVLISADGQVCMSGLRSIFSLIRHGQRDRVVHDFPQYSVKVLPWLSPEVLQQNLQGYDSRSDIYSLGITACELANGHVPFKDMPATQMLLEKLNGTVPCLLDTTTIPPEELSMKPSRSGADSGICECPGAGGGRHSNGEPSSSSGGHPYNRTFSPHFHAFVEQCLQREPEKRPSATTLIGHPFFKQIKRRPSEALPELLRPVSAITSLEISQLQDSPSGLASLESGLSHLEVDDWDF, translated from the exons ATGTCTTTTCTT GCCCATGAGGACAGCCAGGAGAGTCTGACCCCCCTCCCACGTCAGGACACCATGGGCAGCTTCCTCCCTGACAGCAGCTCCTACGAGCTCCTCACCGTTATCG GCCGGGGCTTGGACGACTTGATGACAGTGAACCTGGCTCGATACAAACCCACCGGGGAGCACGTAGCCATCCGACGGATTGACTTGGAGCCATGCACTAATGACATGGTTACCTACCTGCAG GGCGAACTACATGTGTCAAAGTTGTTTCACCACTCCAGTATTCTACCCTATAAGAGCGTCTTCATAGCTGAGAATGAGCTGTGGGTCATCACCCCCTTCATGGCTTATG GGTCAGCCAGAGATCTGATCTGCACACATTTTGCTGATGGTATGACTGAGCTGACAATTGCATACATTTTACTGGGCATGCTCAAAGCTCTTGAATATATCCACCACATGGGATATGTGCACCG GAGTGTGAAGGCCAGCCATGTGTTAATCTCAGCTGACGGACAGGTCTGCATGTCAGGTCTACGGAGCATCTTCAGTCTGATCCGTCATGGCCAGAGGGACAGAGTTGTCCACGACTTCCCCCAATACAGCGTTAAGGTGCTGCCCTGGCTCAGCCCTGAGGTGCTGCAGCAG AACCTGCAGGGCTACGACTCTCGGTCAGACATCTACAGCCTCGGCATCACAGCCTGTGAACTGGCCAATGGACATGTGCCCTTCAAAGACATGCCAGCTACACAG ATGCTGCTGGAGAAGCTAAATGGAACGGTGCCGTGTTTACTGGACACTACCACTATCCCACCAGAGGAGCTATCAATGAAACCGTCTCGCTCTGGGGCTGACTCCGGGATCTGCGAGTGTCCAGGAGCTGGAGGTGGTCGCCACTCCAACGGAGAGCCCTCCTCCTCGTCAGGGGGACACCCCTACAACCGGACGTTCTCTCCGCACTTCCATGCCTTTGTCGAGCAGTGTCTACAGCGAGAGCCAGAGAAGAG ACCATCTGCCACCACTCTCATAGGCCATCCCTTCTTCAAACAG ATCAAACGCCGGCCTTCGGAGGCGCTGCCTGAGCTGTTGCGGCCTGTGTCGGCAATCACCAGCTTGGAGATCTCCCAGCTGCAGGACTCTCCCTCTGGACTGGCCAGTCTGGAGTCAGGTCTCAGCCACCTGGAGGTGGACGACTGGGACTTCTGA
- the ddx42 gene encoding ATP-dependent RNA helicase DDX42 isoform X1, translated as MNWNKGGPGVKRGFGFGGFSLAGRKEEPSLPQKSHTTFGGPPGSSGYGRGQQLPSFYKIGTKRANFDEENAYFEDDEEESSSNVDLPYIPAENSPTRQQMQSGGGSDSEDDPLDAFMAEVEDQAAKDMRKLEEKEKEKKSAKGIRDDIEEEDEQEAYFRYMAENPTAGLTLEEEDENIDYDSDGNPIASTTKKIILPLPPIDHSEIDYPPFEKNFYNEHEEVSNLTGTQVLELRHKLNLRVSGAAPPKPCTSFAHFNFDEQLMHQIRKSEYTQPTPIQCQGVPIALSGRDMIGIAKTGSGKTAAFIWPMLVHIMDQKELEAGEGPIAIIVCPTRELCQQIHAECKRFGKAYSLRSVAVYGGGSMWEQAKALQEGAEIVVCTPGRLIDHVKKKATSLQRVSYLVFDEADRMFDMGFEYQVRSVASHVRPDRQTLLFSATFRKKIERLARDILVDPIRVVQGDIGEANEDVTQMVEMLPSSTDKWGWLTRRLVEFTSSGSVLIFVTKKANCEELATNLTQEGYSLGLLHGDMDQSERNKVISDFKKQNLPVLVATDVAARGLDIPSIRTVVNYDVARDIDTHTHRIGRTGRAGEKGVAYTLLTNKDTTFAGDLVRNLEGANQAVSKELMDLAMQNPWFRKSRFKGGKGKKMNIGGGGLGYRERPGLGAESSERSSSSLLSSTSSFEGYSKPATGAMGDRMSAMKQAFQAQYKSHFVAASSGPPKLTTKSNSSSCWTSAGSLSSVPTESPNSSERSQSAALCMSGFTSAGSLSSVPTSQTSSQQSYPPPPPQRDIPRDRHGEDRGRHDSYHRHSDRSDRHSGEDRYGDQDRHGDGDRDRYGDRDRDRHGDRDRYSSSSSSRHSDSRNGDASKRDRDDRRSERDGGDRGNGEGRDRGDDSFAVPEPPKRRKSRWDN; from the exons ATGAACTGGAACAAAGGTGGTCCGGGTGTGAAGCGAGGGTTTGGGTTTGGAGGCTTTTCCCTTGCAGGGCGAAAAGAGGAACCCAGCCTTCCTCAGAAATCTCACACAACATTTGGAGGACCTCCAGGATCAAGTGGATATGGGAGGGGCCAGCAGCTCCCATCGTTCTACAAAATAGGGACAAAAAGAGCTAATTTTGATGAGGAAAATGC GTATTTTGAAGATGATGAGGAGGAATCCAGCAGCAATGTGGATCTTCCGTACATCCCAGCTGAGAACTCGCCCACACGGCAGCAGATGCAGTCTGGTGGTGGGTCAGACAGTGAAGATGACCCACTGGATGCCTTCATGGCAGAGGTTGAG GACCAAGCAGCTAAAGACATGAGGAAActggaggaaaaggaaaaagagaaaaagtcagCCAA GGGTATTCGTGATGACattgaagaagaagatgaacaA GAAGCCTACTTTCGCTACATGGCAGAGAATCCCACAGCCGGGCTGACCCTAGAGGAAGAGGATGAAAACATTGACTATGACAGTGATGGTAACCCAATCGCCTCTACTACCAAGAAAATAATCTTGCCGCTTCCTCCCATTGACCACTCCGAG ATTGATTACCCACCTTTTGAGAAAAACTTCTACAATGAGCATGAAGAGGTCAGCAACCTGACTGGAACCCAAGTGTTAGAGTTAAGGCACAAATTGAACCTAAGG GTATCTGGTGCTGCCCCTCCAAAACCTTGCACTAGCTTTGCCCACTTCAACTTTGATGAGCAACTAATGCACCAAATCCGCAAGTCTGAGTACACTCAGCCCACACCGATTCAGTGCCAG GGTGTGCCCATAGCTCTGTCTGGACGTGACATGATTGGTATTGCAAAAACTGGCAGTGGCAAAACTGCAGCTTTTATCTGGCCCATGCTGGTTCACATCATGGACCAAAAGGAACTGGAGGCAGGAGAAGGGCCCATCGCCATCATTGTGTGTCCCACCAGAGAGCTTTGTCAGCAG ATCCATGCAGAATGTAAGCGTTTTGGGAAAGCCTACTCTTTGCGTTCTGTGGCGGTTTATGGAGGAGGCAGCATGTGGGAGCAGGCCAAAGCTCTGCAGGAGGGAGCAGAGATTGTGGTGTGCACTCCG gGTCGTCTGATTGACCATGTTAAGAAGAAGGCCACGTCACTGCAGAGAGTGTCATACCTGGTGTTTGATGAGGCAGATCGCATGTTTGATATGGGCTTTG AATATCAGGTTAGATCTGTTGCTAGCCATGTCcgcccagacagacaga CCCTTCTGTTTAGCGCTACTTTCCGAAAGAAGATAGAGAGACTGGCCAGAGACATCTTGGTAGATCCTATTCGTGTGGTGCAGGGAGACATCGGAGAG GCCAATGAGGATGTCACCCAGATGGTGGAAATGCTGCCCAGCTCGACAGATAAATGGGGCTGGCTGACTCGGCGGCTGGTCGAGTTCACCTCCTCCGGCTCAGTTCTCATCTTCGTTACCAAGAAGGCAAACTGTGAGGAATTGGCTACTAATCTGACTCAGGAGGGCTACAGCCTGGGCCTCCTACACGGAGACATGGACCAGAGTGAGAGGAACAAGGTCATCAGCGACTTCAAGAAGCAGAATTTGCCTGTTCTGGTGGCCACTGATGTAGCTG CTCGTGGTCTGGACATCCCATCCATTCGCACAGTGGTAAACTACGACGTGGCACGAGACATcgatacgcacacacacagaattggTCGAACTGGTCGCGCTGGAGAGAAGGGTGTCGCTTACACTCTCCTCACCAACAAAGACACCACATTCGCTGGTGACCTCGTCAGAAATCTAGAGGGAGCTAATCAAGCCGTTTCCAAAGAACTGATGGATTTAGCCATGCAG AATCCCTGGTTCAGGAAATCCCGATTCAAGGGTGGTAAAGGAAAAAAGATGAATATTGGTGGAGGTGGTCTTGGTTACAGAGAGAGACCAGGCCTGGGGGCTGAAAGTTCT gaacgcagcagcagcagcttgttGTCTTCCACTAGCAGCTTTGAAGGTTACAGCAAACCAGCCACTGGGGCTATGGGAGATCGCATGTCTGCGATGAAACAAGCCTTCCAG GCTCAGTATAAAAGCCACTTTGTGGCTGCGTCCAGCGGCCCTCCAAAGCTCACCACTAAGTCTAATAGCTCTTCGTGCTGGACCAGTGCCGGCAGCCTGAGCTCTGTGCCGACTGAGTCCCCTAACAGTTCAGAAAGGTCCCAGAGCGCCGCCTTGTGCATGTCTGGCTTCACCAGCGCTGGCTCCCTGAGCTCTGTGCCCACCAGTCAAACCAGTTCACAGCAGAGCTaccctccacctcccccacaGAGAGACATCCCACGAGACAGACACGGTGAGGACCGAGGGCGCCATGATAGTTACCACCGCCACAGCGACAGGAGCGATCGACACAGTGGAGAGGATCGCTATGGAGACCAGGATCGGCATGGAGACGGAGACCGGGATCGCTATGGCGACAGAGATCGGGACCGCCACGGGGACCGGGACcgctacagcagcagcagcagcagccgccacAGCGATAGTCGCAACGGAGATGCAAGCAAGAGGGACAGAGATGACCGGAGGAGTGAGAGGGATGGGGGAGACAGGGGGAATGGGGAGGGCAGGGACAGAGGAGATGATAGCTTTGCTGTCCCTGAACCACCAAAGCGTAGAAAGAGCAGGTGGGACAActga
- the strada gene encoding STE20-related kinase adapter protein alpha isoform X3 — MGSFLPDSSSYELLTVIGRGLDDLMTVNLARYKPTGEHVAIRRIDLEPCTNDMVTYLQGELHVSKLFHHSSILPYKSVFIAENELWVITPFMAYGSARDLICTHFADGMTELTIAYILLGMLKALEYIHHMGYVHRSVKASHVLISADGQVCMSGLRSIFSLIRHGQRDRVVHDFPQYSVKVLPWLSPEVLQQNLQGYDSRSDIYSLGITACELANGHVPFKDMPATQMLLEKLNGTVPCLLDTTTIPPEELSMKPSRSGADSGICECPGAGGGRHSNGEPSSSSGGHPYNRTFSPHFHAFVEQCLQREPEKRPSATTLIGHPFFKQIKRRPSEALPELLRPVSAITSLEISQLQDSPSGLASLESGLSHLEVDDWDF; from the exons ATGGGCAGCTTCCTCCCTGACAGCAGCTCCTACGAGCTCCTCACCGTTATCG GCCGGGGCTTGGACGACTTGATGACAGTGAACCTGGCTCGATACAAACCCACCGGGGAGCACGTAGCCATCCGACGGATTGACTTGGAGCCATGCACTAATGACATGGTTACCTACCTGCAG GGCGAACTACATGTGTCAAAGTTGTTTCACCACTCCAGTATTCTACCCTATAAGAGCGTCTTCATAGCTGAGAATGAGCTGTGGGTCATCACCCCCTTCATGGCTTATG GGTCAGCCAGAGATCTGATCTGCACACATTTTGCTGATGGTATGACTGAGCTGACAATTGCATACATTTTACTGGGCATGCTCAAAGCTCTTGAATATATCCACCACATGGGATATGTGCACCG GAGTGTGAAGGCCAGCCATGTGTTAATCTCAGCTGACGGACAGGTCTGCATGTCAGGTCTACGGAGCATCTTCAGTCTGATCCGTCATGGCCAGAGGGACAGAGTTGTCCACGACTTCCCCCAATACAGCGTTAAGGTGCTGCCCTGGCTCAGCCCTGAGGTGCTGCAGCAG AACCTGCAGGGCTACGACTCTCGGTCAGACATCTACAGCCTCGGCATCACAGCCTGTGAACTGGCCAATGGACATGTGCCCTTCAAAGACATGCCAGCTACACAG ATGCTGCTGGAGAAGCTAAATGGAACGGTGCCGTGTTTACTGGACACTACCACTATCCCACCAGAGGAGCTATCAATGAAACCGTCTCGCTCTGGGGCTGACTCCGGGATCTGCGAGTGTCCAGGAGCTGGAGGTGGTCGCCACTCCAACGGAGAGCCCTCCTCCTCGTCAGGGGGACACCCCTACAACCGGACGTTCTCTCCGCACTTCCATGCCTTTGTCGAGCAGTGTCTACAGCGAGAGCCAGAGAAGAG ACCATCTGCCACCACTCTCATAGGCCATCCCTTCTTCAAACAG ATCAAACGCCGGCCTTCGGAGGCGCTGCCTGAGCTGTTGCGGCCTGTGTCGGCAATCACCAGCTTGGAGATCTCCCAGCTGCAGGACTCTCCCTCTGGACTGGCCAGTCTGGAGTCAGGTCTCAGCCACCTGGAGGTGGACGACTGGGACTTCTGA